A window from Limisphaera ngatamarikiensis encodes these proteins:
- a CDS encoding ABC transporter ATP-binding protein, with amino-acid sequence MALVELRNVTKIYHLGGEEIRALDNVSLDIEEGEFISVIGPSGSGKSTLMHILGCLDTPTSGTVKLDGIMIQNASPRQLAAIRNQKIGFVFQFFNLLPKLNVLQNVELPMIYSGVPARERHRRAMAALEAVGMANRAKHRPSQLSGGQQQRAAIARALVNNPRIIFADEPTGNLDTHTGETILQLFRSLNAEGRTIVLVTHDPEIAAVTPRRIEIRDGKIMPKPDLRLAGLRNES; translated from the coding sequence ATGGCGCTGGTTGAACTCCGCAATGTGACCAAGATTTATCACCTGGGCGGCGAGGAAATCCGCGCCTTGGACAACGTGTCGCTGGACATCGAGGAAGGGGAGTTCATTTCGGTGATCGGCCCTTCGGGCAGCGGCAAGTCCACGCTGATGCACATTCTGGGCTGTCTGGACACGCCCACCAGTGGCACGGTGAAGCTGGATGGCATCATGATTCAGAATGCGTCGCCCCGTCAGCTGGCCGCCATCCGGAACCAGAAGATCGGGTTTGTGTTTCAGTTTTTCAATCTGCTGCCCAAGCTGAACGTGCTGCAGAACGTGGAGCTGCCCATGATCTACAGCGGGGTGCCGGCCCGGGAACGGCACCGGCGGGCCATGGCGGCGCTGGAGGCGGTGGGAATGGCCAACCGGGCCAAACACCGGCCCAGCCAGTTGTCGGGCGGTCAGCAGCAACGCGCGGCCATTGCCCGGGCGCTGGTCAACAACCCGCGCATCATCTTTGCGGACGAACCAACGGGAAACCTGGACACGCACACCGGCGAAACGATTCTGCAGCTGTTCCGGAGTCTGAACGCCGAGGGACGCACCATCGTGCTGGTCACGCATGACCCGGAAATTGCCGCGGTGACGCCGCGCCGGATCGAAATCCGCGACGGCAAAATCATGCCCAAACCGGATCTGCGGTTGGCCGGGCTTCGGAATGAGTCATGA
- a CDS encoding ABC transporter permease, whose translation MTDRTHPQGLDTRSLASRLIPTLQAGLREIWAHKFRSLLTMLGIVLGVSSLVAMSALVTGMERGAREALIAIGGLARVRVEPAELPVDQRHLADQAVGITLNDVEALERSAPLVRLLSPEMRIPATVSANGKTFRPWMCVGVRPAALEMMEHRIAHGRMFNELDDELARNVCVIGTATRDELWGSPEETGREIIPVGETLYINGVPFVIIGMFEHYESEQERRERELRRQQQAESQVQVGPQRDRGRVRRPGGFAFRLKNSTILIPLNTVWMRFRTMVVTSGFGPRWFRDPSALNTRPDPVLSGLEVKVVSVDLLPEALQQMRNVLMLTHRGIEDFQFRTQEEWAEQIDTFVRNARLSGGLIAGISLLVGGIGIMNIMLASISERVREIGIRKSVGASDGDIFVQILVESVVVSVLGGLLGMAAAVGLVHLVAQLSPTGNEPVITPLALGVAFGFSVVVGILAGIYPAVKAARLHPIEALRYE comes from the coding sequence ATGACGGATCGGACACATCCTCAAGGGCTCGACACCCGGTCCCTGGCGAGCCGATTGATCCCGACCCTGCAGGCCGGGTTGCGGGAGATTTGGGCCCACAAGTTCCGTTCATTGCTGACGATGCTCGGGATTGTGCTGGGCGTTTCCAGCCTGGTGGCCATGTCGGCGCTGGTAACCGGGATGGAACGGGGCGCCCGCGAGGCGTTGATCGCCATCGGCGGGCTGGCACGGGTCCGGGTGGAACCGGCGGAGCTGCCGGTGGACCAGCGGCATCTGGCCGATCAGGCGGTGGGGATCACCCTCAATGACGTGGAGGCGCTGGAGCGGAGCGCCCCGCTGGTGCGACTGCTTTCCCCCGAGATGCGCATCCCGGCCACCGTTTCGGCCAACGGCAAGACATTCCGTCCCTGGATGTGTGTCGGGGTCCGGCCGGCTGCACTGGAGATGATGGAACATCGGATCGCCCACGGCCGGATGTTCAACGAGCTGGATGACGAGCTGGCCCGGAACGTCTGCGTCATCGGCACGGCCACTCGCGATGAGTTGTGGGGATCCCCCGAGGAGACAGGCCGCGAAATCATCCCGGTGGGCGAGACGCTCTACATCAACGGCGTGCCGTTCGTGATCATCGGCATGTTCGAGCACTACGAGAGCGAGCAGGAACGCCGCGAGCGGGAATTGCGCCGGCAACAACAGGCGGAGTCCCAGGTTCAGGTCGGGCCGCAACGGGATCGCGGGCGTGTGCGCCGGCCCGGCGGGTTTGCATTCCGGCTGAAGAACTCAACCATCCTGATCCCGCTGAACACGGTTTGGATGCGGTTCCGGACCATGGTGGTGACCTCGGGGTTTGGTCCGCGGTGGTTCCGGGACCCGTCGGCGCTGAACACGCGGCCCGATCCGGTACTGTCGGGGTTGGAGGTGAAGGTGGTGTCGGTGGACCTGCTGCCGGAGGCGCTCCAGCAGATGCGCAATGTCCTGATGCTCACCCACCGGGGCATCGAGGATTTTCAGTTCCGCACGCAGGAGGAGTGGGCGGAGCAAATTGACACCTTTGTGCGGAACGCGCGTTTGAGCGGCGGGTTGATTGCGGGCATCAGCCTGCTGGTGGGCGGCATCGGCATCATGAACATCATGTTGGCCAGCATTTCCGAGCGGGTTCGGGAGATCGGGATCCGGAAGTCCGTGGGTGCGTCCGACGGCGACATCTTTGTGCAGATTTTGGTGGAATCGGTGGTGGTTTCGGTCCTGGGCGGGTTGCTCGGGATGGCGGCGGCGGTGGGGTTGGTGCATCTGGTGGCCCAGCTTTCCCCCACGGGCAATGAGCCGGTGATCACGCCCCTGGCACTGGGGGTGGCCTTCGGGTTCAGTGTCGTGGTGGGGATCCTGGCGGGCATTTATCCGGCGGTCAAAGCGGCGCGGCTGCACCCGATCGAGGCCTTGAGGTATGAATAG
- a CDS encoding efflux RND transporter periplasmic adaptor subunit translates to MKYVWILLLAAGLGAGGYYLWRQQSAVGASSGPMRRPTTAIVIQTNISFAVNAAGEITPAEQVSVRPEINGRIELLPVDIGDFVKKGDLLFKLDDSELQRQRASAVTAVERARVELEKAERDLRRAEQLLKERLISQELYDDTRTAYELAKNSLERAQSELAVVEERLTKTEVRAPFDCTVLTRPVSVGQAVSGSGGVSGGTEVLTIADLSALVINAHVNQADVPRLHVGQKVEVTVEAVPGLVVTGIVERIAPQATIRNNIKGFATRILLRNVDTRIRPGMTANIRIPVASASNVTAVPLPAVFTERNPETGRFERFVFVRQPDGTVEKREVKVGVSDFFYAEIQEGLSPGEVVMLEMPAEELERRARLLAGQGQQGQGGPAGIRGAGGGRGPGGPPAGGGGRPGGGPGGGGRPPGGAGRQSG, encoded by the coding sequence ATGAAGTACGTTTGGATCCTTTTGCTGGCGGCAGGCCTGGGTGCCGGCGGCTACTACCTGTGGCGGCAACAGAGTGCCGTGGGCGCCTCAAGCGGGCCGATGCGCCGTCCCACCACGGCCATCGTCATTCAAACCAACATCAGTTTCGCCGTAAACGCCGCCGGGGAGATCACGCCGGCCGAGCAGGTGTCGGTCCGACCGGAAATCAACGGCCGGATTGAACTGCTGCCGGTGGACATTGGGGATTTTGTCAAAAAAGGCGATTTGTTGTTCAAGCTGGACGACAGTGAATTGCAGCGACAACGGGCCTCGGCGGTCACGGCCGTGGAGCGGGCGCGGGTGGAGTTGGAGAAGGCCGAGCGGGACTTGCGCCGGGCCGAGCAGCTCCTAAAGGAGCGACTGATTTCCCAGGAACTTTACGACGACACGCGCACGGCCTATGAACTGGCGAAGAACTCCCTGGAACGCGCACAGAGCGAACTGGCCGTGGTGGAGGAACGTTTGACAAAGACGGAAGTCCGGGCGCCGTTCGATTGCACGGTCTTGACCCGGCCGGTGTCGGTGGGTCAGGCGGTGTCGGGTTCCGGCGGTGTCAGCGGCGGGACGGAAGTGCTGACGATTGCCGATCTGAGTGCGCTGGTGATCAATGCGCATGTGAACCAGGCGGATGTGCCCCGGTTGCACGTCGGGCAGAAGGTGGAGGTGACGGTGGAAGCGGTGCCCGGCCTCGTGGTCACCGGGATTGTCGAGCGAATTGCCCCTCAGGCCACCATTCGCAACAACATCAAGGGTTTTGCCACGCGGATCCTGCTGCGGAACGTGGATACGCGGATCCGGCCCGGCATGACGGCCAACATCCGGATTCCGGTGGCATCGGCCTCCAATGTCACGGCGGTGCCGTTGCCGGCGGTGTTTACCGAGCGCAATCCGGAGACGGGCCGGTTCGAGCGGTTTGTGTTTGTCAGGCAGCCCGACGGCACGGTGGAGAAACGCGAGGTGAAGGTCGGCGTGTCGGATTTTTTCTATGCCGAGATTCAGGAGGGACTTTCCCCGGGTGAGGTGGTCATGTTGGAGATGCCGGCCGAGGAGCTGGAGCGGCGGGCGCGGTTGCTGGCCGGTCAGGGCCAGCAGGGTCAGGGAGGTCCGGCCGGGATTCGGGGCGCGGGCGGCGGGCGGGGTCCCGGCGGTCCACCCGCTGGCGGCGGCGGTCGCCCGGGTGGCGGGCCCGGGGGCGGCGGACGGCCCCCCGGCGGGGCGGGTCGGCAGAGTGGCTGA
- a CDS encoding DUF5069 domain-containing protein translates to MNWQAPDLRVHPPRSPRVRLGGYVILARMLDKGRALLAGTNGEYNYNCPLDQQFLAFTGLDAEALKAELAAGKSDGEILAWVQAHARPRSMAEILAWSAWQEQRAPDNPDGRAFFNEVHRKLAPHRTDIVTWFDLLDLDDYVSFGGRP, encoded by the coding sequence ATGAACTGGCAAGCTCCTGACCTTCGCGTGCACCCGCCACGCAGCCCGCGGGTGCGCCTGGGCGGTTACGTCATCCTGGCCCGCATGTTGGACAAGGGACGGGCACTGCTCGCCGGGACCAACGGCGAGTACAACTACAACTGCCCGCTGGACCAGCAGTTTCTGGCTTTCACCGGACTGGATGCGGAGGCGCTGAAGGCCGAGTTGGCAGCGGGTAAAAGCGACGGTGAAATCCTCGCATGGGTGCAGGCGCACGCCCGACCCCGTTCCATGGCCGAGATCCTGGCCTGGTCGGCCTGGCAGGAGCAACGTGCACCGGACAATCCGGACGGGCGCGCCTTTTTCAACGAGGTTCATCGCAAACTGGCGCCCCATCGGACGGACATCGTGACCTGGTTCGACCTTTTGGACCTGGACGATTACGTCAGTTTCGGCGGCCGGCCCTGA
- a CDS encoding CoA-binding protein codes for MTEGCELPRFQLPPGEIRQLLATSRRIAVVGLSDKPDRDSYRVAEYLLRQGYDVIPVNPNVREVLGRPAWASLREVPGPVDIVDIFRRPDAVPEIVEAAIARGDRAIWMQEGIVHNEAAERARAAGLKVVMNRCLMKEHRQWLAMQRA; via the coding sequence ATGACCGAAGGATGCGAACTGCCACGGTTTCAGTTGCCGCCCGGGGAGATCCGCCAGCTGCTGGCCACCAGCCGCCGGATTGCCGTGGTGGGGCTCTCGGACAAGCCCGATCGCGACAGCTACCGTGTGGCGGAGTACCTGCTGCGGCAGGGATACGACGTGATCCCGGTGAATCCGAACGTGCGGGAGGTATTGGGCCGGCCCGCTTGGGCAAGCCTCCGGGAGGTACCGGGACCGGTCGACATTGTGGACATTTTCCGGCGGCCGGATGCCGTGCCGGAGATTGTGGAGGCTGCCATCGCACGGGGCGACCGCGCCATTTGGATGCAGGAGGGTATCGTCCACAATGAGGCTGCGGAGAGGGCTCGGGCGGCTGGGCTGAAAGTGGTCATGAACCGTTGCCTGATGAAGGAGCACCGGCAATGGTTGGCCATGCAGCGGGCCTGA
- a CDS encoding autotransporter-associated beta strand repeat-containing protein, translating into MRRDSSSGWCAPWSGSAPWALICVFWVLGCGGADAAAEADLLVAYDQSYADSVGGDENARVLIANAVAASNAINERSGTGARVRICGYHKTVGQAGRSTLGGYVGWLANPGDGNLDDVTAAANARGADLVAFICTPSAGETSAAVAQQPGRFAAYAPAYFWAIVVAHETGGHNYGCDHRGGRENPKTVMLHNYCGGGAQPYFSNPNTWLNGVRLQGEGSCLGPAVDNGDNAYLISTRAQEVADRYARAVTAPVLGQVVHWWRFDAPAGPAAGGTRLTNSVPGGGDALVLGNGAVFTGSGLRLPGGAPGSGAAYLQLPANTLSGLSNVTIEIWARPLAAQNWSRLFDFHNGTGHYVMLSLARGTDLNAQRFESVVGGAQVTRDSGLPTESGTLFHYAVTYTSTGPGSGRWTWYRNGDEVGSLTVNYALGSFQPAYLWLGRSAYAADALARCEYLEVRISRVALQRDQILANYSLGPWFTPSTVTLVADDPPGSSSFAAAGRWSDGQAPAFTKTYSTYRFRLRTPADAVSRSFAGQRLRLDGGSLTWQGTASSILQVRDLVLAGDCELLHAGTGTWTLTGTATVESPAAMVRAQNGPIQLNADVKGSGALVLVGQTVTPGGQNGEFQGRWIVGDGRFGALRLDHEARLGTNFTAFIADQLTLNRGVLYNVGDLMLDDPTRGIRIGPSGGIFNVSPGTTFTLAVPISSPAAGSARVTVPLYPNPSSGMLIKENSGTLVLTHPNNAHAGEIVIRAGTLRVGGAGRLNNGDQAHPIQNNGVLVFETSADQTVSGPISGPGTLVKAGTGTLRLTAANPMTGQVIVNQGVLYAAPGNAANNRAFSYVSRIVVNAGGTLRAGINGLFGWDGTQARPIVVNAGGLLTIDAPGNDVNVGLVTLNGGTMAGGPSPAWGSWNFGRAARANPGSGRLVVTDDSLVTATGLMFHSGAFIDVATGKTLTISGSLSDATSEGQCSLILRGGNGTLVLTGINPYTGPTAVSNGTLLVHGTVGTASGGGPVTVAPGGVLGGSGTVFGPVTVLSGGTLAPGGGVGCLTISNDLRLAAGSVLWMELDKAEGRHDQLRVSGTLIRGGILVVTNRSGTLAAGDQFRLWEAGAVAGGWDEVRLPPLPTGLRWRVDEDSGLIRVERSVSTEPVIMNVNRSSDGAIVLSWPEDHTGWRLEGKTNAPLVGSPWYPVPGSETTNQVYLRFDPTVTNAFFRLILP; encoded by the coding sequence ATGAGAAGGGACTCATCATCCGGCTGGTGCGCGCCGTGGTCGGGGTCGGCGCCGTGGGCATTGATCTGCGTGTTCTGGGTCCTGGGATGCGGCGGGGCGGATGCGGCCGCGGAAGCGGATTTGTTGGTGGCCTACGATCAGAGTTACGCCGACAGCGTGGGCGGCGACGAGAACGCGCGCGTATTGATCGCCAACGCTGTGGCGGCATCGAACGCCATCAACGAACGGAGTGGCACCGGTGCACGCGTCCGCATTTGTGGGTATCACAAGACGGTCGGTCAGGCCGGTCGATCCACCCTTGGCGGGTACGTGGGCTGGCTGGCCAACCCGGGCGACGGCAACCTGGACGACGTGACGGCCGCGGCCAACGCCCGTGGGGCGGACCTGGTGGCCTTCATCTGCACACCCTCGGCCGGGGAAACCTCGGCTGCAGTGGCCCAGCAGCCGGGACGGTTTGCGGCGTACGCGCCGGCATATTTTTGGGCGATCGTGGTCGCGCACGAGACCGGGGGCCACAATTACGGTTGTGACCACCGCGGGGGTCGTGAGAACCCCAAGACGGTCATGCTGCACAACTACTGCGGCGGCGGGGCACAGCCTTATTTCTCCAATCCCAACACCTGGTTGAATGGCGTGCGGTTGCAGGGAGAGGGCAGTTGCCTGGGCCCCGCAGTGGACAACGGCGACAACGCGTACTTGATCAGCACCCGCGCCCAGGAGGTTGCGGACCGTTACGCCCGTGCGGTGACAGCGCCCGTGCTCGGTCAGGTGGTGCACTGGTGGCGGTTTGACGCACCCGCCGGACCGGCTGCGGGTGGAACGCGCCTGACCAACAGCGTGCCGGGAGGCGGGGACGCGTTGGTGCTGGGCAATGGCGCGGTGTTCACAGGAAGCGGCCTGCGCCTGCCCGGGGGTGCACCCGGCAGCGGCGCAGCCTACCTGCAGTTGCCGGCGAACACGTTGTCCGGGTTGAGCAATGTGACGATCGAGATCTGGGCGCGACCGTTGGCGGCTCAGAACTGGTCGCGCCTGTTCGATTTCCACAACGGGACCGGGCATTACGTGATGTTGTCCCTGGCCCGGGGCACGGACCTGAACGCGCAGCGGTTCGAGTCGGTGGTGGGCGGGGCCCAGGTCACCCGCGACAGCGGCCTGCCCACCGAATCGGGCACACTGTTCCACTATGCCGTCACCTACACGAGCACCGGGCCGGGTTCGGGCCGCTGGACGTGGTATCGAAACGGCGACGAGGTGGGCTCGCTGACCGTTAATTACGCGCTCGGCTCGTTTCAACCGGCTTATCTGTGGCTGGGCCGGTCCGCTTATGCTGCGGATGCATTGGCCCGGTGCGAGTACCTGGAGGTGCGGATCAGTCGGGTCGCCCTCCAGCGGGACCAGATTCTGGCGAACTATTCCCTGGGCCCCTGGTTCACACCCTCCACGGTCACCCTGGTGGCGGACGATCCGCCGGGGAGCTCGTCCTTTGCCGCGGCCGGACGCTGGAGTGACGGACAGGCCCCCGCCTTTACGAAGACCTATTCGACCTACCGGTTCCGATTGCGCACGCCGGCCGATGCAGTGTCGAGATCCTTTGCCGGGCAGCGACTCCGCCTGGACGGTGGGAGCCTGACCTGGCAGGGTACGGCCAGCAGCATCCTGCAGGTGCGTGACCTGGTGTTGGCCGGCGATTGCGAGCTGTTGCACGCCGGAACCGGTACCTGGACACTCACCGGCACGGCAACGGTGGAATCACCGGCTGCCATGGTCCGCGCCCAGAACGGACCGATCCAGCTGAACGCGGACGTGAAGGGTTCCGGCGCTCTCGTGTTGGTGGGACAGACCGTCACCCCGGGCGGGCAGAACGGAGAATTTCAGGGGCGCTGGATCGTGGGCGACGGGCGGTTTGGGGCGCTCCGCCTTGATCACGAGGCGCGATTGGGAACGAACTTTACCGCATTCATCGCCGACCAGCTCACATTGAACCGCGGGGTCCTCTACAACGTGGGCGACCTGATGCTGGACGATCCGACCCGCGGCATCCGGATCGGACCCAGCGGCGGGATCTTCAACGTGAGCCCGGGGACCACGTTCACCCTGGCGGTGCCTATCTCCAGCCCGGCAGCCGGTTCCGCCCGCGTCACCGTGCCCCTGTATCCCAACCCCAGCTCGGGTATGCTGATCAAGGAAAACTCGGGCACCCTGGTGTTGACGCACCCGAACAACGCCCACGCGGGCGAGATCGTCATCCGGGCCGGGACCCTGCGGGTTGGCGGCGCTGGCCGGCTGAACAACGGCGACCAGGCCCATCCGATCCAGAACAATGGCGTGCTGGTGTTTGAAACCTCTGCCGATCAAACCGTCAGCGGGCCCATTTCGGGGCCCGGTACCCTGGTGAAAGCGGGCACCGGAACCCTGCGCCTGACCGCGGCCAATCCCATGACGGGCCAGGTGATCGTGAATCAAGGTGTGCTGTACGCAGCCCCGGGGAATGCGGCCAACAACCGGGCGTTCAGTTACGTGAGCCGGATCGTGGTCAACGCCGGCGGCACATTGCGGGCCGGTATCAACGGCCTGTTTGGTTGGGACGGCACCCAGGCACGCCCGATTGTGGTCAACGCCGGCGGCCTGCTGACCATCGACGCGCCGGGCAACGACGTGAACGTGGGCTTGGTCACCCTCAATGGCGGTACAATGGCCGGGGGACCGAGCCCGGCCTGGGGCTCGTGGAATTTTGGCCGGGCAGCCCGCGCCAACCCGGGTTCGGGCCGGCTCGTGGTGACCGATGACTCGCTGGTTACGGCCACGGGCCTGATGTTTCACAGCGGTGCCTTCATTGACGTGGCCACGGGCAAGACCCTGACCATCAGTGGCAGCCTGAGCGATGCCACCAGCGAGGGGCAGTGCTCGCTCATCCTGCGGGGCGGCAACGGGACACTGGTTCTAACGGGCATCAATCCCTACACGGGCCCCACGGCCGTCAGCAACGGGACCCTGCTGGTGCACGGCACCGTCGGTACCGCTTCGGGCGGCGGGCCGGTGACCGTGGCGCCGGGCGGCGTGCTGGGCGGGTCGGGCACGGTGTTCGGGCCCGTGACGGTCCTTTCCGGTGGCACGCTGGCGCCGGGCGGTGGCGTGGGGTGCCTGACCATCAGCAACGACCTGAGGCTCGCCGCCGGGAGCGTGTTGTGGATGGAGTTGGACAAGGCCGAGGGCCGGCACGACCAACTGCGCGTGAGCGGGACGTTGATCAGGGGCGGCATCTTGGTGGTGACCAATCGCTCAGGGACTCTCGCCGCAGGCGATCAATTCCGACTTTGGGAGGCCGGTGCCGTGGCGGGGGGCTGGGACGAGGTCCGGTTGCCCCCATTGCCAACAGGGCTACGCTGGCGTGTGGACGAGGATTCAGGCCTGATCCGCGTGGAGCGGTCCGTCTCGACCGAACCGGTGATCATGAACGTGAACCGGTCGTCGGATGGGGCGATCGTGCTTTCCTGGCCGGAGGATCACACCGGATGGCGTCTGGAGGGCAAGACCAATGCCCCGCTTGTGGGCTCGCCCTGGTATCCGGTGCCGGGTTCGGAGACAACCAATCAGGTTTACCTGCGCTTCGACCCGACGGTGACCAATGCCTTCTTCCGTTTGATTCTGCCATGA
- a CDS encoding ABC transporter permease, giving the protein MTIWTSFVVGLKEVWAHKMRSLLTMLGIILGVASLVGMTAIIKGMENGMRETLIALGGADKVEVREGDVPPDQEHLADQAPGRTLMDAQALKEAAPLVRYVAPAIRVDGAVLSRRDRTVIPSECLGVTEDALAVNLHTVAYGRFFSDLDQELANPVCVIGTAIRDELFGSPERVGHEIIPIGEVIFINDQPFTIVGMFERYESEQDRRRRLAVAKRPTSQPVGPQRARGFGGRNWAFDRKNRTVYIPLKTAWLRFRASSDRDGIPDPRLTALDIKVEGLDQLIPGLQQARNVLMITHRGIEDFEFNTQENRVEDINQQIRNARMSGGLIAAISLLVGGIGIMNIMLASINERIREIGICKAVGATGFAIFVQVLIESLVVALLGAALGVAVSFGFVHVLSWITPTANEPVITPTALVVAVAFSAAVGVLAGLFPAFKAARLHPIQALRYE; this is encoded by the coding sequence ATGACGATCTGGACTTCATTTGTGGTGGGTCTGAAGGAGGTCTGGGCCCACAAGATGCGGTCCCTGCTGACCATGCTGGGGATCATTCTCGGCGTGGCGAGTCTGGTGGGCATGACCGCCATCATCAAGGGAATGGAAAACGGGATGAGGGAAACCCTCATTGCCCTGGGCGGCGCCGACAAGGTCGAGGTGCGGGAAGGGGACGTGCCGCCGGACCAGGAACACCTGGCCGATCAGGCGCCGGGCCGGACCTTGATGGACGCCCAGGCGTTGAAGGAGGCGGCGCCGCTGGTCCGGTACGTGGCTCCGGCGATCCGGGTGGATGGCGCGGTGCTTTCCCGTCGGGACAGGACGGTCATCCCCAGCGAATGCCTGGGTGTGACGGAGGACGCGTTGGCGGTGAACCTCCACACGGTGGCTTACGGCCGGTTTTTCAGCGATCTGGACCAGGAACTGGCCAACCCGGTTTGCGTCATCGGGACCGCCATTCGCGACGAATTGTTCGGTTCGCCCGAGCGGGTCGGCCATGAAATCATCCCCATCGGGGAGGTGATCTTCATCAACGACCAGCCATTCACCATCGTGGGCATGTTCGAGCGCTACGAGAGTGAGCAGGACCGTCGTCGGCGTCTGGCGGTGGCGAAGCGTCCGACGTCGCAACCGGTCGGTCCCCAGCGGGCCCGGGGATTCGGGGGGCGAAACTGGGCGTTCGACCGAAAGAACCGGACGGTGTACATCCCGCTGAAGACCGCCTGGCTGCGGTTCCGCGCCAGCAGCGATCGGGACGGGATCCCGGATCCGCGTCTGACCGCCCTGGACATCAAGGTGGAGGGCTTGGACCAACTGATTCCGGGCCTGCAGCAGGCACGCAACGTACTGATGATCACCCACCGGGGCATTGAGGACTTTGAGTTCAACACCCAGGAAAACCGCGTGGAAGACATCAACCAGCAGATCCGCAACGCGCGCATGAGCGGGGGTCTCATTGCGGCCATCAGCCTCCTCGTGGGTGGCATCGGGATCATGAACATCATGCTGGCCAGTATCAACGAACGCATCCGCGAGATCGGTATCTGCAAGGCCGTGGGTGCCACCGGCTTCGCGATTTTTGTGCAGGTGTTGATCGAAAGTTTGGTGGTGGCGCTGCTGGGGGCGGCCCTGGGCGTGGCGGTCTCCTTCGGCTTCGTGCACGTGCTGTCCTGGATCACCCCGACGGCCAACGAGCCGGTCATCACCCCCACGGCCCTGGTCGTGGCAGTGGCCTTCAGTGCGGCGGTGGGCGTCCTGGCCGGACTTTTCCCCGCGTTCAAAGCGGCCCGACTCCACCCCATCCAGGCCCTCCGTTATGAATAA